A part of Streptomyces sp. NBC_01235 genomic DNA contains:
- a CDS encoding TetR/AcrR family transcriptional regulator, protein MTEEEMTARQRAAETKRRRTRRTVALAALDLYGEADDGDYTREQIAEAADVSVATLYNHFTYKYDILQAAHEQLLAPVIQPIVRGVEDGTYNPSDPIEELLRYMYAVNKLSYEHQALTMAMIKAYFEVPRSDRYITGKGNRQIGSHITDGMVLIVHRREPFKHVGNYTCDDPDIVYSYTVEYHVRSMLLELRDSYALRDLPMAVTQATAAELLPAILSSFDAPVIRGALNLLEAVQPRVDEWYEKLKQRDDLAGW, encoded by the coding sequence ATGACCGAGGAAGAGATGACCGCCAGACAGCGGGCAGCAGAGACGAAGCGCAGGCGAACACGACGGACGGTCGCACTGGCCGCACTCGACCTGTACGGCGAAGCTGACGATGGCGACTACACCCGTGAGCAGATCGCCGAAGCGGCTGACGTCAGCGTTGCCACCCTGTACAACCACTTCACGTACAAGTACGACATCCTGCAAGCAGCCCATGAACAGCTACTCGCGCCGGTTATCCAGCCGATCGTCAGGGGCGTGGAAGACGGCACTTACAACCCGTCAGATCCCATCGAGGAGCTGCTTCGGTATATGTACGCCGTCAATAAGCTGAGCTATGAGCATCAAGCGCTCACCATGGCTATGATCAAGGCGTATTTCGAAGTGCCGCGCAGTGACCGTTACATCACGGGAAAGGGCAATCGGCAAATCGGGAGCCATATCACGGACGGCATGGTATTGATTGTTCACAGGCGCGAGCCATTCAAGCACGTCGGGAACTATACTTGCGACGACCCGGATATTGTATACAGCTATACTGTTGAGTATCACGTTCGCTCGATGCTTCTGGAGCTGCGCGATTCATATGCTCTGCGTGACCTGCCAATGGCCGTCACGCAGGCAACGGCTGCCGAGCTCCTGCCCGCGATCCTGTCGAGCTTTGATGCGCCCGTCATCAGAGGGGCGCTCAATCTCCTAGAAGCTGTACAGCCAAGGGTCGATGAGTGGTACGAGAAGCTGAAGCAACGCGACGACCTGGCGGGTTGGTAG
- a CDS encoding alpha/beta hydrolase, translating to MEKPHLLFIPGLGDRAWLYHLAAPLWRLLGYVPHVYCFGWTGDASQLQEKQRALLVYVNTLPSGLLYVVGMSAGGTSAVNLLIERPDIRRVVTVASPLKPKDHPTNPLLEASIAQADNHLSNGDEMLLSKVVSVHGVHDWRVPVGKSQRPDIQSVQLPTLGHGATIFFAVTVFALKLRQLLRSAPTTE from the coding sequence ATGGAAAAACCCCACCTTCTCTTCATTCCTGGACTTGGCGATAGAGCCTGGCTGTATCACCTGGCGGCGCCCTTGTGGCGCTTGCTTGGGTACGTTCCGCACGTCTACTGCTTTGGGTGGACTGGCGATGCCTCGCAGCTCCAGGAGAAGCAAAGAGCGCTCTTGGTGTACGTCAACACCCTGCCATCCGGCCTGCTCTACGTTGTCGGGATGAGCGCTGGAGGTACTAGCGCGGTCAATCTCCTCATCGAGCGGCCAGATATTCGCCGTGTAGTAACCGTGGCCTCTCCGCTGAAGCCAAAGGACCACCCCACGAACCCGCTCCTCGAAGCCTCGATTGCTCAAGCAGACAATCACTTGAGCAATGGAGACGAGATGCTTCTAAGTAAGGTGGTCTCAGTGCATGGCGTCCACGATTGGCGAGTGCCCGTGGGTAAAAGCCAGCGGCCAGACATCCAAAGCGTTCAGCTACCGACGCTTGGTCACGGAGCGACCATATTTTTTGCAGTGACAGTGTTTGCCTTGAAGCTTCGTCAGCTCTTGCGGTCCGCGCCTACCACCGAGTGA